Part of the Pseudomonas chlororaphis genome, CCACTTGAAACCCACCGGCACTTCATAGAGGCGCCGCCCCAGGCGCTTGGCCACGCGATCGATCAGGCCGCTGCTGACCACGGTCTTGCCCACGGCCGCATCGGCGCGCCATTGCGGCCGGTTCTGGAACAGGTAGTCGATGGACACCGCCAGGTAGTTGTTGGGAGCCAGCAGGCCACCGGATGGCGTGACGATGCCATGGCGGTCATGGTCCGGGTCGCAGGCGAAGGCCACGTCGAAACGTTCCTTCAAGCCGATCAACCCTTGCATGGCGTGGCTGGAGGATGGATCCATGCGGATTTGCCCGTCCCAGTCGACGGTCATGAAGCGGAAAGTCGAGTCGACCTGGGTGTTCACCACGTCCAGGTCCAGGCGATAGTGTTCGGCAATCGCCGGCCAGTAGCGCACCCCGGCACCACCCAGCGGGTCGACGCCCAGGCGCAGACCCTCCGCGCGGATGGCATCGAAATCGATGACGTTGACCAGGTCAGCCACGTAACTGTTGACGTAGTCGTGACGGTGGGTCGTGTCCGCCTTCAGGGCTTGTTCATAGCTGATGCGCTTGACCCCGGCCAACTCATTGGCCAGCAGCTCGTTGGCCTTGGCCTCGATCCATTTGGTGATGTGGGTGTCGGCCGGGCCGCCGTTGGTGGGGTTGTATTTATAGCCACCGCTTTGAGGCGGGTTGTGGGACGGCGTGATGACAATACCGTCCGCCAGCCCCGTGGTGCGGCCACGGTTGTAGCAAAGAATGGCGTGGGAAACCGCCGGTGTCGGGGTGTATTCGTCGCCCTCGGCGATCATCACGGTCACGCCGTTGGCGGCGAACACTTCCAGCGCGCTTGCGCCTGCCGGTGTCGACAGCGCGTGGGTATCGATGCCAATGAACAGCGGCCCAGTGATGCCCTGGGCTTCGCGGTACAGGCAGATCGCCTGACTGATGGCCAGCACGTGCCACTCGTTGAACCCCAGGTCGAAGGAACTGCCACGGTGGCCGGAGGTGCCGAACGCCACGCGCTGGGTGGCAACCGATGCGTCGGGGCGGCCGGTGTAATAGGCCGTCACCAGTCGCGGGATATCGATCAACAACTCTGCCGGTGCCGGCTTGCCCGCAAATGGACTGACTGTCATGCAAAACCTCTGGATAGAGTGGCTCGGGAAATGGGATGCAGTTTACTGACAGTTCGACCATGGCGCGATGGGTTCGATCCATCACCCGCCATTACGCGGGTTCGAGCCGCAGGGCATCGGCCAGTGCGCAGAGTGCCGCGTCCAGGTCCTGCGTGCCATTGAGGGCATGCGTCAGGCGCAGATGTTGTCCATACAGCCCCTGGAGGCTGAACAGTTCGCCAGGCGCGATGACGATGCGCTGGGCCAGCAGCCGCTGGAACACCCGCCGCAAGTCGACCTGCCGTGTCGACTGCAACCAGATCGTCGCCCCGCCCTGGGGCTCAGGCCAATGCAGGCTGTCCCCAAGCCGCTCGCGCAACAGCTGGTTTGCCGACACGGCGCTGTCGCGCAACAGGCGCCGCAACACCAGCAAGTGCTGGTCGACCCTGCCATTACTGTACAAACGGGCGATGGCTTTCTGGCGAATGGGTGACAGGCGAAAAGCCCGTAACAGGAAATGGCGCTGCAGATGCAGGGTCAGCTGGCGCGACAGCACGTAGCCATACGGTGCTTCCGGGCCGATGGTTTTCTCGAAAGTGGAATAGACGATCAGCCGATCGGGGTCGAGCAAGTCGCGAAACGGCACGGTGCCGGCTTCGAACGCCAGGTCGGTATAGCTGTCGTTCTCCAGCACCCAGGTCCCGTGCCGCTCCAGCAGCCGGGCGACGGCACGGCGGTTCTCGTCAGGCACGAGGGTCCCCCTGGGCATGTTCAGGATCGAAGACAGCATCACCAGGCACACCGTTTCGTTCACCAGCAAGTGTTCGAGCTGTTCAAGATCGAACCCCCCGGTGGCCTGAAGCGGCAGTTCGATGACGTTGACCCCGGCCGCCTGCAGCAGGCGCAGGACCGTCCAGTCGCAGGGTGATTCGATCAATACAGTGGCGTCCCGGAGCGCCAGCGCAGCGATCAGGATCTCCAGGACGCCCCGCAGGTCAGCGCCCAGATAGACGTCGTCGGCATTCCAGCATCGGGCCGGCGAAGAGGTGTAGCGGGCCGCCAGCGCCGTGCGTAACTCCAGCTCACCCCAGGGCTGCGAGGGCATTTGCGGGGAACGCGGGTACTGGCGCAGCAACTCGCGTTCGAGCAGCAACAGCGGACTGTCCAGCGGTTGCATGGACGCCGGCTCATCGGCACTGAGCACCCGCATGCCCGGCCGTCGCACATTGACGTACAGGCGCTCCAGCAGGTCGTCACCGCCCTCGAGGCTTGCGACGCAAGGCACCGGCAACGCGTAATAGCCGGATTTGGCGATCGAGTAGACCCGGCCCTCCTTCTCCAGCAATGAATACGCGTACTGGATGGTGGAAATCGACACGTTCAGGCGCTCGGACAATTGCCGCAATGACGGCAGGCGCACCCGGGCATCGACCCCCATCTCGTTGATCAGCGTGGTCAGGTACCGATAAACCGCCTGGTAGGCGAAGTCTGTCTCCCGGCAGCCCTTCATGGCATCAGGCCCAGGCGGCGAGCCCTGCCCGGCCGTGCCGCAGCGCCCGGCGGCATGACGGGAAGCAGGGTGCAGGAAACCATCAAGCCTCGCTCCTCAATGCCGGGCCGAGCGTTCGCACAGGTCATCATCGCCCTGCTCGGCTTGTGCCGCGTCGGCACCGTCCAAGGCCTGTTGCAGGTCATGTTCGGGCTGGTTTTCCAGCCGTTCCGAGCGCGTGACGCTCGACCGATACAACGTACCGAGCACGTCCATGGGCAAACCGCTGACATCGACCATCCAATGTGCCACCTGGTCGGCAATGGCCGCGCCCTGCATCGCCTTGTGCAGGTCCGGCATCGCCACCAGCATGCCCGGGTGGCAGCAGCGCAGGAAATGCTCCAGGCCCGCCCCCTCTTCCACGAATGGCGCAAACAGCATGCACACCAACTGCGTTTCGCTGAGCCCCATGATTTTCTGCGCCTCCTGGGCGGCCTGGACACGGCGCTGCGGGATTTGCAGGGGCGAGCCGAACATCGCCTGCGCCTGCTCGCAGGCGTATTCCGGCAGTTGCTTGCGGTGCATGATCATCACCGCGCGCTGCGCGTAGTCCCCATACCCGGCTTCATAGCTGCGCCCATGCAGATAGCAGGCCTGCAAGCCATGCAAGTGCGCCGACAGCAGCGGGCTGAGGTATTCGTTCTCGGACGTCGACGGAATGAGGTTCTCGGTCTGCACCCGCAGGAATTCATTGAACAAAGGCCAATTGGTGCCTTCCAGACGATCGACGGTCAAGTCATCGATACCGATGTGCCCCACCCGCCGACAGGCCTCGAAGTGACCTTCCGGCTGCCACGGGACCAAGTGCTCGGGACCGTAGACCTGCCCATAGAGCTCGCTGCCAAGGGTATCCAACTGGGCAAAGAGGCTGTCGAAACCGTTGCCGCTGTCGGCCACCAGGCCGATCTTGCCGGCCGCGCGCCGAAGCCCCGACATGAAGTTTTTCTGCTGGCGCGGCGTATCACTGCTGACCAGTGAATCCACCCCCGCTTCCCAGCGCGCCATGTGCCGATAGAACTCCGCCATGGCCAGGTAACCCTCGTCCCCGACCTCCAGGGGGCTGTCCACCGCACGCAGGTGCCCCAGCACCAGCATGTCCATGCGATTGGCTTCGTGTCCCGCCACCGACAGCGGCTGCGTGTGATTGAACGGCACCACCTCGCGATTATCGGCCATCAGCAGCTCGACCCGAGGGTCGTCATAGACGAACAGCGCGCTGTAGCAGCGATGGATGTTTTCCAGGGTGGCCTGGGTGGTCTGGCTCAGGCGAGGCGTGGCCACGCGCAAGGCGAAGGTCGCTGGATGCCGGCCTGCGATGCTCAACTGTGCGGCTCGCAGTGCCGTCAGCACATAGAAGCCATCCCGGCTGCCGTTTTGCACTGTCAACACGCGATAATCACCCATCCGATCGATGCCTCCGGCGGCGACAATTAAACGCTGGATC contains:
- a CDS encoding phosphoglucomutase, translating into MTVSPFAGKPAPAELLIDIPRLVTAYYTGRPDASVATQRVAFGTSGHRGSSFDLGFNEWHVLAISQAICLYREAQGITGPLFIGIDTHALSTPAGASALEVFAANGVTVMIAEGDEYTPTPAVSHAILCYNRGRTTGLADGIVITPSHNPPQSGGYKYNPTNGGPADTHITKWIEAKANELLANELAGVKRISYEQALKADTTHRHDYVNSYVADLVNVIDFDAIRAEGLRLGVDPLGGAGVRYWPAIAEHYRLDLDVVNTQVDSTFRFMTVDWDGQIRMDPSSSHAMQGLIGLKERFDVAFACDPDHDRHGIVTPSGGLLAPNNYLAVSIDYLFQNRPQWRADAAVGKTVVSSGLIDRVAKRLGRRLYEVPVGFKWFADGLFDGSLGFGGEESAGASFLRKDGGVWSTDKDGLIPALLAAEMTARTGRDPSQAYRALTEELGEPFSVRVDAKASPQQKALLSKLSPEQVASTELAGEKIQNILSHAPGNDQAIGGLKVMTENGWFAARPSGTEDIYKIYAESFIGEDHLKQLVAEAQTLVDGAISGQ
- a CDS encoding GntR family transcriptional regulator translates to MKGCRETDFAYQAVYRYLTTLINEMGVDARVRLPSLRQLSERLNVSISTIQYAYSLLEKEGRVYSIAKSGYYALPVPCVASLEGGDDLLERLYVNVRRPGMRVLSADEPASMQPLDSPLLLLERELLRQYPRSPQMPSQPWGELELRTALAARYTSSPARCWNADDVYLGADLRGVLEILIAALALRDATVLIESPCDWTVLRLLQAAGVNVIELPLQATGGFDLEQLEHLLVNETVCLVMLSSILNMPRGTLVPDENRRAVARLLERHGTWVLENDSYTDLAFEAGTVPFRDLLDPDRLIVYSTFEKTIGPEAPYGYVLSRQLTLHLQRHFLLRAFRLSPIRQKAIARLYSNGRVDQHLLVLRRLLRDSAVSANQLLRERLGDSLHWPEPQGGATIWLQSTRQVDLRRVFQRLLAQRIVIAPGELFSLQGLYGQHLRLTHALNGTQDLDAALCALADALRLEPA